The proteins below are encoded in one region of Paraburkholderia phenazinium:
- the apbC gene encoding iron-sulfur cluster carrier protein ApbC — protein sequence MSIDRALVDAALATVADPNTGRPFAAAKGLKNTAIDGATVSVEVILGYPAKRQFEAIRTLIGDALRAVPGVAEARVQVSQQIAAHTVQRGVKLLPNVKNIIAVASGKGGVGKSTTAVNLALALESEGASVGILDADIYGPSLPMMLGIEGRPESVDGQTMSPMRGHGMQANSIGFLIEQDNPMVWRGPMATSALEQLLRQTNWEDLDYLIVDMPPGTGDIQLTLSQRVPVTGAVIVTTPQDIALLDAKKGLKMFEKVGIPILGIVENMGIHICSNCGHEEHIFGAGGGDRMAKEYGVEVLGSLPLDIGIREQADSGRPTVVADPDGRIAEIYRSIARKVAIHIAERARDMTSKFPTIVVQNT from the coding sequence ATGAGCATTGATCGGGCATTGGTCGACGCCGCCCTCGCGACTGTCGCTGACCCCAACACCGGCCGCCCTTTCGCGGCGGCGAAAGGCCTCAAGAACACCGCTATTGATGGTGCCACGGTTAGCGTCGAAGTGATACTCGGCTATCCGGCCAAACGGCAGTTTGAAGCGATTCGCACACTGATCGGCGACGCGTTGCGCGCCGTGCCGGGTGTGGCCGAGGCACGTGTGCAGGTTTCCCAGCAGATCGCGGCGCACACCGTGCAACGCGGCGTGAAACTGTTGCCGAACGTGAAGAACATTATCGCGGTGGCGTCGGGCAAGGGTGGCGTCGGCAAAAGCACGACCGCCGTGAACCTGGCGCTGGCGCTCGAGAGCGAAGGCGCGTCTGTCGGCATTCTGGATGCGGACATCTATGGCCCGTCGTTGCCGATGATGCTCGGCATCGAAGGCCGTCCGGAATCGGTGGACGGCCAGACAATGAGCCCGATGCGCGGCCACGGCATGCAGGCCAACTCGATCGGCTTTCTGATCGAGCAGGACAACCCGATGGTCTGGCGCGGCCCGATGGCCACCTCCGCGCTCGAACAGCTGCTGCGGCAGACGAACTGGGAAGATCTGGACTACCTGATCGTCGATATGCCGCCCGGCACCGGCGACATCCAGCTCACGCTGTCGCAGCGCGTGCCGGTGACGGGCGCGGTGATCGTGACCACGCCGCAGGACATCGCGCTGCTCGACGCCAAGAAGGGCCTCAAGATGTTCGAGAAGGTCGGCATTCCGATCCTTGGAATCGTCGAGAACATGGGCATCCATATCTGCTCGAATTGCGGCCACGAAGAGCATATTTTCGGCGCCGGCGGCGGCGATCGCATGGCGAAGGAATATGGCGTCGAAGTGCTCGGCAGCCTGCCGCTCGATATAGGCATCCGCGAGCAGGCGGACTCCGGTCGCCCGACCGTGGTGGCCGATCCGGACGGCCGGATCGCTGAGATTTATCGCTCGATTGCCCGCAAGGTGGCGATCCATATCGCCGAGCGTGCCCGCGACATGACTTCGAAGTTTCCGACGATCGTGGTGCAGAACACCTGA
- the dcd gene encoding dCTP deaminase, with product MTIKSDKWIRRMAASHNMIEPFAPDQVRVSEDGRKIVSYGTSSYGYDIRCADEFKIFTNINSTIVDPKNFDEKSFVDFKGDVCIIPPNSFALARTVEYFRIPRSVLTVCLGKSTYARCGIIVNVTPFEPEWEGHVTLEFSNTTPLPAKIYANEGVAQVLFFESDEICETSYADRGGKYQGQHGVTLPKT from the coding sequence ATGACCATCAAATCCGACAAGTGGATCCGGCGCATGGCCGCGTCGCACAACATGATCGAGCCGTTCGCGCCCGATCAGGTGCGCGTTTCCGAGGACGGCCGGAAGATCGTCAGCTATGGCACGTCGAGCTACGGCTACGACATTCGCTGCGCGGACGAATTCAAGATCTTCACGAACATCAACTCGACCATCGTCGACCCCAAGAACTTTGACGAGAAGTCGTTTGTCGATTTCAAGGGCGACGTCTGCATCATCCCGCCGAATTCGTTCGCTCTGGCGCGCACGGTGGAGTATTTCCGTATTCCGCGCAGCGTCCTGACGGTGTGTCTGGGCAAGTCGACCTATGCGCGTTGCGGGATCATCGTCAACGTGACGCCTTTTGAACCCGAGTGGGAAGGGCACGTTACGCTGGAATTCTCAAATACGACACCTTTGCCTGCGAAAATCTACGCGAACGAAGGCGTTGCCCAGGTGCTGTTTTTCGAAAGCGACGAAATTTGTGAAACGTCGTACGCGGATCGCGGCGGCAAATATCAAGGTCAGCACGGCGTGACGTTGCCCAAAACGTGA
- a CDS encoding superoxide dismutase family protein, translating to MGKRIDGQAVHAFIVLAASSLLLCGCTTFLRPQEKRAEAQLVPAVGSQTRGLVTFIERSDGVQVTYNLSGLPPDSDHALQVHERGDCNSVDGSSVGAVFAPAAERLKMGARVEGDLGNIHADSNGVASGFIVAPDVSLDGIRSVLQRAVVVHRDASDPYAWPQHGAGPLLACGIIRQ from the coding sequence ATGGGAAAACGAATCGACGGGCAGGCGGTGCATGCGTTCATCGTCCTGGCTGCCAGCAGCCTGCTGCTATGCGGCTGCACTACATTCCTGAGACCACAGGAAAAGCGCGCCGAGGCACAACTGGTGCCGGCCGTAGGAAGCCAGACGCGCGGTCTGGTGACCTTCATTGAGCGCTCCGACGGCGTGCAGGTTACCTACAATCTTTCCGGCTTGCCTCCTGATAGCGATCATGCGCTGCAGGTGCATGAGCGCGGCGATTGCAATTCGGTGGACGGTTCGAGCGTCGGCGCGGTTTTCGCGCCGGCGGCCGAGCGGCTGAAGATGGGTGCACGGGTTGAAGGCGATCTCGGCAATATCCACGCGGATTCGAACGGTGTGGCGAGCGGCTTTATCGTGGCGCCGGACGTTTCGCTCGACGGCATCCGCTCGGTGCTGCAGCGGGCGGTGGTGGTGCATCGCGACGCTTCCGATCCTTACGCCTGGCCGCAACATGGTGCCGGCCCGCTGCTCGCTTGCGGCATCATCCGGCAGTAA
- a CDS encoding OmpA family protein has protein sequence MNAKIMTRLAVFAVAGSLLAGCATQQGTNTAVGTGVGAGTGAALGAIFGGGKGAAIGAGVGAAVGGITGYNWQAIHNKLSGATKGTGTQITEQPDGSLKLNIPSSVTFDTNSYALKPSFTPIIDQLAQTLQQNPELIAQVVGYTDSTGSPQYNQTLSVNRAQSVADTLLQRGINPQRLSAQGMGQNNPIADNNTDAGRAANRRVEIYLRATAQHAG, from the coding sequence ATGAACGCAAAAATCATGACTCGCCTGGCAGTCTTCGCAGTCGCCGGTTCGCTGCTGGCAGGCTGCGCCACGCAACAGGGCACCAACACCGCCGTCGGTACGGGCGTGGGCGCCGGTACGGGTGCGGCACTCGGCGCGATCTTTGGTGGTGGCAAGGGCGCGGCAATCGGTGCGGGCGTCGGCGCAGCGGTTGGCGGCATCACCGGCTACAACTGGCAGGCCATTCACAACAAGCTGTCGGGCGCCACCAAGGGTACCGGCACGCAGATCACGGAACAGCCGGACGGTTCGCTCAAGCTGAACATCCCGAGCTCGGTTACGTTCGATACGAACAGCTATGCGCTCAAGCCGTCGTTCACGCCGATCATCGACCAGTTGGCGCAGACGCTCCAGCAGAATCCGGAGCTGATCGCGCAAGTGGTCGGTTATACAGACAGCACCGGTTCGCCGCAGTACAACCAGACCCTGTCGGTCAACCGTGCACAAAGCGTCGCCGACACCCTGCTCCAGCGCGGCATCAATCCGCAACGCCTGTCCGCACAGGGCATGGGTCAGAACAATCCGATCGCCGACAACAACACGGACGCGGGCCGTGCTGCGAACCGCCGCGTGGAAATCTACCTGCGCGCGACCGCGCAACACGCAGGCTAA
- a CDS encoding lysozyme inhibitor LprI family protein, producing the protein MRRLQRIGGAWLLAAAALLTTASTLAISARAEVAAADPIDAAMRTCLARSDMSSTTGQLQCMETARFGWQAAMNTAWQQLAAKLPPARRKLWEESQTRWQASRDAQAPLLDAVFATKQGAMYQTAEADMQLQPVRDRALALRSAAADAGSGGTLPVRPRPCSADAMCEHATFDMNRYYRRLQTKLPARARAILTRAQRAWSAYLEAATAVTDERGRVDIIGARVATLKRLSDTVGSDGD; encoded by the coding sequence ATGAGACGGTTGCAACGGATCGGCGGCGCCTGGTTGTTGGCCGCTGCCGCGCTGCTGACGACGGCGTCGACGCTGGCGATCAGCGCGCGCGCCGAAGTGGCCGCGGCCGATCCGATCGACGCGGCGATGCGTACGTGTCTGGCCCGCAGTGACATGTCGTCGACGACGGGCCAGTTGCAGTGCATGGAGACGGCGCGCTTTGGCTGGCAGGCCGCGATGAATACGGCATGGCAGCAGCTTGCGGCAAAGCTGCCGCCTGCACGGCGCAAGCTGTGGGAAGAGAGCCAGACCCGCTGGCAGGCTTCGCGCGATGCGCAGGCGCCGTTGCTGGACGCAGTCTTCGCGACAAAGCAAGGTGCCATGTATCAGACCGCCGAGGCGGACATGCAATTGCAGCCGGTGCGCGACCGCGCGCTGGCGCTGCGCAGCGCGGCTGCCGACGCGGGCAGTGGCGGAACTCTGCCGGTTCGCCCACGACCGTGTTCCGCGGACGCGATGTGCGAACACGCGACTTTCGACATGAACCGCTACTACCGCCGCTTGCAGACCAAGCTGCCGGCGCGTGCCCGAGCGATCCTGACGCGGGCGCAGCGTGCGTGGAGCGCGTATCTGGAGGCGGCGACCGCGGTGACCGACGAGCGCGGCCGGGTCGACATCATTGGCGCGCGGGTGGCGACGCTCAAGCGGCTGTCGGATACGGTGGGCAGCGACGGCGATTGA
- a CDS encoding arginine/lysine/ornithine decarboxylase translates to MKFRFPVVIIDEDFRSENISGSGIRALAEAIEKEGAEVLGLTSYGDLTSFAQQSSRASCFILSIDDDELLPYSDNVVVEGDAPELAAAIVALRAFVTEVRRRNADIPIFLYGETRTSRHLPNDILRELHGFIHMFEDTPEFVARHIIRETKVYLDSLAPPFFKELVQYADEGSYSWHCPGHSGGVAFLKSPLGQMFHQFFGENMLRADVCNAVDELGQLLDHTGPVAASERNAARIFSADHVFFVTNGTSTSNKIVWHGTVAPGDIVLVDRNCHKSILHAITMTGSIPVFLTPTRNNFGIIGPIPRSEFEPENIKKKILANPFAREALAKNPDLKPRILTITQSTYDGVIYNVEMIKEMLGDWLDTLHFDEAWLPHAEFHEFYQDMHAIGAGRPRIGALVFATHSTHKLLAGISQASQIVVQDSKNSRFDKHRFNEAYLMHTSTSPQYAIIASCDVAAAMMEAPGGTALVEESIAEALDFRRAMRKVDDEYVDDWFFKVWGPEEFAEEGIGSREDWMLRPNDAWHGFGPLAEGFNMLDPIKATIVTPGLDMDGGFGESGIPAAIVTKYLAEHGIIVEKTGLYSFFIMFTIGITKGRWNSMVTELQQFKDDYDNNQPLWRVLPEFVQHHPMYERVGLRDLCEQIHSVYRANDIARLTTEMYLSSMEPAMKPSDAFAKLAHREIDRVPIDELEGRVTSILLTPYPPGIPLLIPGERFNRTIVNYLRFAREFNERFPGFHTDIHGLVGETINGRIEYFVDCVRG, encoded by the coding sequence ATGAAGTTTCGTTTTCCCGTCGTCATCATTGACGAAGATTTCCGCTCCGAGAACATCTCGGGTTCCGGCATCCGGGCTCTCGCGGAAGCAATCGAGAAAGAAGGCGCGGAAGTGCTCGGGCTGACGAGCTATGGCGATCTGACCTCGTTCGCGCAGCAGTCGAGCCGTGCGTCGTGTTTCATTTTGTCGATCGACGACGATGAGCTGCTGCCGTATTCCGACAACGTGGTGGTCGAAGGCGACGCGCCCGAACTGGCCGCCGCAATCGTCGCACTGCGCGCGTTCGTGACGGAAGTGCGCCGCCGCAACGCCGACATCCCGATCTTCCTGTACGGCGAAACGCGCACCTCGCGCCATCTGCCCAACGACATCCTGCGTGAGCTGCACGGCTTCATTCACATGTTCGAGGACACGCCGGAGTTCGTCGCGCGCCATATCATCCGCGAGACCAAGGTTTACCTCGATTCGCTCGCGCCGCCGTTCTTCAAGGAGCTGGTGCAGTACGCGGACGAAGGCTCGTACTCGTGGCACTGTCCTGGGCACTCGGGCGGCGTGGCGTTCCTGAAGAGCCCGCTTGGCCAGATGTTCCACCAGTTCTTCGGCGAGAACATGCTGCGCGCGGACGTGTGTAATGCCGTCGACGAACTCGGCCAGCTGCTCGATCACACCGGCCCGGTGGCCGCCTCCGAGCGCAATGCCGCGCGCATTTTCAGCGCCGACCACGTGTTCTTCGTGACCAATGGCACGTCGACCTCGAACAAGATCGTCTGGCACGGCACGGTGGCGCCGGGCGACATCGTGCTGGTGGACCGCAACTGCCACAAGTCTATCCTGCACGCGATCACGATGACCGGCTCCATTCCGGTGTTCCTCACGCCGACGCGCAACAACTTCGGCATCATCGGTCCGATTCCGCGCAGCGAATTCGAGCCTGAGAACATCAAGAAGAAGATCTTGGCGAACCCGTTCGCGCGCGAAGCGCTGGCGAAGAATCCGGACCTCAAGCCGCGCATCCTGACCATCACGCAGAGCACCTATGACGGCGTGATCTACAACGTCGAGATGATCAAGGAAATGCTCGGCGACTGGCTCGATACGCTGCACTTCGACGAAGCGTGGTTGCCGCACGCCGAGTTCCACGAGTTCTACCAGGACATGCACGCCATTGGCGCGGGGCGTCCGCGCATCGGCGCGCTGGTGTTCGCGACGCACTCGACGCACAAGCTGCTGGCCGGCATTTCGCAGGCATCGCAGATCGTCGTGCAGGATTCGAAGAACAGCCGCTTCGACAAGCACCGCTTCAATGAAGCGTATCTGATGCATACGTCCACGAGCCCGCAGTACGCGATCATTGCTTCCTGCGACGTGGCCGCGGCGATGATGGAAGCGCCGGGCGGCACCGCGCTGGTGGAAGAGTCGATCGCCGAGGCGCTCGATTTCCGCCGCGCGATGCGCAAGGTCGACGACGAATACGTCGACGACTGGTTCTTCAAGGTGTGGGGTCCGGAGGAGTTCGCGGAAGAGGGCATCGGCTCGCGCGAAGACTGGATGCTGCGCCCGAACGACGCGTGGCACGGCTTCGGTCCGCTCGCCGAAGGCTTCAACATGCTCGACCCGATCAAGGCGACCATCGTCACGCCGGGTCTGGACATGGACGGCGGCTTCGGCGAGTCCGGCATTCCGGCGGCAATCGTCACGAAGTACCTGGCCGAGCACGGCATTATTGTCGAGAAGACCGGCCTGTATTCGTTCTTCATCATGTTCACGATCGGCATTACGAAGGGCCGCTGGAACTCGATGGTGACCGAGTTGCAGCAGTTCAAGGACGACTACGACAACAACCAGCCGCTGTGGCGCGTGCTGCCGGAGTTCGTCCAGCATCATCCGATGTACGAGCGCGTCGGCCTGCGTGATCTGTGCGAACAGATCCACAGCGTCTACCGTGCCAACGACATCGCGCGTCTGACCACCGAGATGTACCTGTCGAGCATGGAGCCGGCCATGAAGCCGTCCGACGCGTTCGCTAAGCTCGCGCACCGCGAGATCGACCGGGTACCGATCGACGAACTCGAAGGTCGCGTCACGTCGATTCTGCTCACGCCGTATCCGCCGGGCATTCCGCTGCTGATTCCAGGCGAGCGTTTCAACAGGACGATCGTCAACTATCTGCGTTTTGCACGCGAGTTCAACGAACGCTTCCCTGGCTTCCACACGGACATCCACGGTCTGGTGGGCGAGACGATCAACGGCCGCATCGAGTACTTCGTCGATTGCGTGCGCGGCTGA